The nucleotide sequence ATTTTCGAGCATATTGTAGAAGCCCGTGCAGGCGGACGGATTAATGTGGAAGTTTATCCCGACGGGCAGCTTGGTGACCACAAAGCCACCTGTGAGATGGTCCAGAGCGGAGCACTTGAAGCTGCAGTCGGAACCGGCACCATGGGCCAGTTCTTCGCTCCCTTTGAGATTCTCTACATTCCCTATCTGTTCAAATCAGAAGAGATTGCCTGGGATGTACTGGACAACAGCCAGTTCTGGAAGGATTTCTGTGTAGATTTTGAAAACGAGACAGGGCTGACTGTTCTTGCCATGGGGCAGAATGGTACCCGAAACTTTACCCATGCTAAAAAACAGATCAAAACCCCGGCTGACCTCAAAGGTGAGCGTATCCGCGTAATGACCTCTCCGATCTTTGTCGAAATGATGAAGGCCTTCGGTGCGGATGCAGTGCCTATCGCATGGAACGAGCTGTATACCTCTCTTCAGACCGGTGTTGTGGACGGGCAGGAAAACCCCATTTCCGTTATCGCAACCAACGGACTCTACGAAGTGCAGGACTATCTTACCCTGGATGGTCACCTCTGGAGTGAAGACTACTTCGTTATGAATACAGATTTCCTGAGCAGTCTGCCGGAAGATCTGCAGCAGATCGTCAAAGTTGCTGCACATCAGGCTGCTGTCGTGAACCGTGCTGTTGAGACCATTCACTCTCAGAGTACCGGTCTTGCTCATCTGGCAGAAGTCGGAATGAATGTGTACACCCCTACAGTTGCTGAAAAACAGCAGTATGCTGACATTGCTCAGCCCCCGGTAATTGAGTATCTCCGGGCAAAGGTTGATGCCAAGTATATCGACGGACTTATGGATGCAGTTGCTGATTCCGAGAAAAAATTCGGTTACCGCTGATTACACTATGTAAATATGTAGACAGTCCGTCCCTGTCTGAAACAGGGGCGGGTTTTGTTCTGTCTGTCCAATGACCACAACAGGCGGAGACCCTCATATGATGTTTCTTTGAGAGGAGGTTCTTAAAGTGGGGAAACTGGTTGATGTTCTCAAGCGTATTAGCGATATACTGGAAAAATTTGTCGGCTATATCTGTATGGTTTTAGTTGCAGTTATGCTTACGGTTGTAATGGTCCAAGTTACTCTCAGGGCGGCCCGGGCGTCAGTGCCATGGTCCGAAGAGCTTTCCCGTATGCTGCTTATCTGGATCGGCATGCTTGGGGCCGGGATTGCTGCAAAGAATGGTCTTCATGTCGGAGTAGATTTTCTTATTACTGTTCTTCCGAGAAAATTAAGTCAGATATTGTCAATTCTTATAAAAGGTACTCTGGTCTGGTTTCTGTTCTTTTTTGCCAAGTACAGCCTGCAGGCAGCGGAAGGTGCACTGAGGGTTAAGGCCACTACCATAGAAATTACCATGTACTTCCCAAAGCTGGCACTGCCGGTGGGGTCGGTACTTATACTCATTCATATAATTTACCTTCTGGCGGCGGAAATACAGGATCTTTTTCCCCGCGCCGGTAAGGAGGCTCTCTGATGACCGCATGGATTTTTGTTCCTTTTCTGGTAACACTCCTGGTTGGAGTCCCCATCGCTTTTGCTCTTGGAATCAGTGCGACAACATTTCTTATTGTATGGGACAAGGTTCCTTTTACCGTGATTGCCCAACGCTTCTACAGTTCGGTGGATGTCTTCGTTCTTCTTTCTATACCGTTTTTTATCCTTGCAGGAGAGCTGATGAATAAAACTGGTATTACAACCCGTCTGGTAAAGTTTGCCGGACTGGTTGTCGGCCGGCTGCGGGGAGGGCTTGCTCAGGCGAACATAGGGGCAAGTATTTTGTTTGCCGGTCTTACCGGAGCCGGGGTTTCCGATACTTCAGCTATCGGTTCAATCCTGATTCCCGCAATGAAAGAAGATGGCTTTGAGGCTGATTACAGTGCGGCGGTTACTGCTGCCTCATCTGTAATCGGACCGATTATTCCTCCCAGTATTATTATGGTTGTATTCGGATCAATCATGGGCATCTCAATCGGGGCACTCTTTGCCGCCGGGTTTGTACCGGGGATCCTTGTAGGCCTTGCCCTTATGATTATGGCCTATATTATCGGGGTTAAGCGGAACCATCCCTACCGGAAAGAGAAAGTAGGCGCAATGGAGCTGATAAAAGGAACGAAAGATGCAGTTCTTGCTCTGCTTATGCCGGTTATTATTATCGGTGGAATACTAAGCGGTGTTTTCACCCCTACTGAAGCGGCGGCGGTTGCAACCTGCTATGCACTTGTGGTCGGATTCTTTGTTTTTAAAACTCTGAAACTGAAAGATATCCCCGCCTGTCTGCTTAAGAGCGCCACAACAACCTCGATTCTGATTCTTATCGTAGGCTTTGCCAGCGTATTGAGCTGGACCCTCTCTATTGAGCGGATTCCCCAGGCTCTGGCAAAAGCTCTGGTAAGTGCCAATCTCGGCCGGGTGCAGTTCCTGTTGCTGGTAAATGTGCTGCTTCTTTTTATGGGTATGATCATGGAGACTGGTGCTAACGCAATTCTGCTTGGTCCCATTCTTATGCCGCTGGCAATACGCCTGGGAATCCACCCGGTGCATTTTGCCCTTATTATGCTGGTCAACCTCAATATAGGGCTGGCGACGCCCCCGCTCGGAGTCTGCCTGTTTGTTGCCTGTCCCATAGCCGGCGTCAGTATGATGAAGATATCAAAAGCAATTGCCCCTTTTATAGTAATGGAGATTGCAGCTCTTATGCTGATCACTTTTATTCCCGACCTGGTACTGTTTGTGCCGCGGCTGCTCGGATTTGCCTGAGGAAAAAACAATGAGTAAAAAGAAGATACTGGTAACCCTTCAGCCCAGTCTGAAGGAATTGGTTCATCGTCACATGGAGCGTACCCTGGCGGAAGCCGGGTATGAGATGAAGACCCGCTACAGTTGGGATCCACTGGAAGAAGCGGAGATAAAAGAGGCTGCAGGCGATGTTCACGGTTTTATCGTAGGCCTCGAAAAAGTTTCCCCCGCAGTAATGGATGCTGCGCCGAACCTGAAGGTGGTCTCCAAGTATGGTGTCGGTACAGATAATATAGATATACCGGCGGCCATGGAACGGGGTATCTCTGTATCCAACTGCCCAGGATCAAACAGCAATGCAGTAGCCGAGGTTACCGTTGGTCTTATGCTGAACCTGGCTAGGAATGTGCAGAATCTCTGTAATGATCTGCGCAATAAACAGTTCGGGGTGTACGTAGGCAGTGAACTGGCTGGTAAAACCGTCGGAATCCTTGGATTTGGCAATATCGGCCGAAAGGTTGCATCCTATCTGAAACCTTTTGGTACCAGAACCCTTGCTTACGATCTTTATCAGGACCGGAAGGCGGCTGAGGAACTGGGGCTTCAGTTTGCGTCACTTGAGGAAATTTTTGCCCAGGCTGATTTTATCTCCGTACATCTACCGCTTACAAAGGAGACTAACCACCTTGTCGACATGAAGCTTTTATCCACTGTCAAACCGGGGCTGTTCCTGGTGAATATTGCCCGGGGCGGAGTCGTAGCGGAAGAGGCTCTTTTTCAGGCGGTACAGGAGGGACTTGTAGCGCGGGCTGCGGTGGATGTGTTCGAATTTGAGCCTCCAACGGGTTCAAAGTTGCTTGAAGATGATCGCTTTATTGTCACTCCCCATATCGGAGCGGGAACACTTGAAGCGACCTTTAATATGGCGAATATGTCCATGGAGAATGTCATATCCGTCATAGAGGGGAAAGGTAATCCTCATCCGGTGGGCGGATCTAAGTAGAGGATAGGTAAGGAGAACAGAATAATGAAAAAATTCCTGAATAAACCGGAAAATTTTGTAGATGAAATGGTTGAGGGGATCCTTGCGGCACATCCGGACAGACTTAAGGGAGTTCCCGGAGAACCCCGGGTCATAGTCCGGACAGATGCCCCTGTAAAGGGTAAGGTTGCCCTGGCCACCGGTGGCGGGTCCGGTCATCTTCCCCTTTTTCTGGGCTATGTCGGAGCAGGTCTGCTGGATGGATGTGCAGTGGGAGGCGTTTTTCAGAGCCCCAGTGCACAGCAGATGCTGGAGATAACTAAAACCATCGACAGCGGAAAAGGCGTCCTTTATATATACGGCAATTATGGCGGGGATATCATGAACTTTGATATGGCTGCCGAGATGGCGGATTTTGAAGATATTACGGTGGAGACTTATGTTGCTGCAGATGATGTAGCCAGTGCATCAAAGGACAATGCCGAAAAGAGGCGGGGAGTTGCAGGCATTTTCTATGTTTACAAATGTGCTGGTGCCATGGCTGATGAGGGTGCTGATCTCGCTGAGGTAAAGCGTGTAGCAGAAAAAGCTGGTGCAGCAGTGCGCAGCATGGGTGTTTTGCGCTGTCACCTGTAATAATTCCCGAAGTAGGCAAGCCGTCATTTACCATTGCCGATGGTGAGATGGAGATAGGTATGGGAATCCACGGCGAACCCGGGATTCGCAAAGGGCCCCTTGAAACTGCTGATAAGGTGGTGGATGAGATCCTGGACAGATTCTTCCGGATCTTGGTACGGAAAGGGGGGACGAGGTCTCTGTGCTTATTAACGGTCTTGGTTCTACCCCCTAAAAGAAGAACAGTATATCATTTACCTTCGGGTGAATCAGGTGCTGAAAGAGAAAGGAATCACCGTTATTAGAGCCTATTTAGGTGAGTTTGCCACCTCAATGGAGATGACCGGTTTTTCAATTTCTGTTTTCAAGCTGGATAAGGAGCTCAAACAGCTGCCGGCCAAACCTGCAGACACACCATTCTTTACACAGATACAGTTTTAGGAGTTAACCATGGCGTTTGGTATAGCTGCTGTTTCAGATCTTTTCCGGAGTGTGGAGAAGAAGATGCAGGAAAACAGGGACCTTATTATAGAGCTTGACTCCAGGCTGGGCGACGGAGACCTCGGATTGACTATGACCGGGGCCTTTGCTGCCGCGGCTGCGCTTTCTCCGGGCGATGAGAAAGATATTGGTAAGTATCTTGCAAAAGCTGGGCTTGCCATGAACAATGCGGCTCCGTCTACCATGGGGACTTTAATGGCGAGTGGTTTTATGCGGGGAGGTAAGGCATTGAGAGGGGTCGAAGAGATTTTCCTGGATGGGCTCCGCAGTTTTTTTCATGCCTTTCTCGAGGGGCTCATGGAAAGAGGAAAGTCCGTCCGGGGTGAAAAGACCATAATCGATGTCATCGGACCTGTTTCTGACTCTTTTGATATAGAGTATCCGGACATGGCTACAGCCCTGAACGCAGCCCTTGAGACTGCGGAAGCCGGGCCTGATGCCACAAAAGATATGCTTGCATGCCGCGGCCGGGCTGCCTACTACCAGGAGCAGTCCCTCGGGCATCAGGATCCCGGAGCGACAGCAGGACTGTTTCTTGTTCAGGGATTTGCTGAGGTTTTCGGCTGACCTGTTCCGATGGTCTCTGATAAGCGCCGTGTCTGCGGCGCATTTTTTTATTCTGTTTTCCTGAATTCCTGTTGTTGCCTTAGATCCGGACTGGGGATATAATTGGTATAATCATTGGACCTAATGGTTCTTCAACTCTTTTGGAGCAGAAAATGGAAAAGCGTCATAAAGATAAGGTCGCGCTGGTTTTCGGATCAGCATCTGGAATAGGAAAAGGAGTCGCACTCAGGCTGGCTGCGGACGGAGCAAAGATGGTTCTATCCGACATAAGTGCGGAACAGCTTACGGGCACCGTTGAGGAGTGCCGCGCATGTGGTACAGAAGCGGTCAGCATTGCCGGGGATATCTCAAAAACTGAAGATATCCGCAAGGTTGTTGACTTTGCGGTTAAAAGCTTCGGCCGCATAGATTTCATGGTGAATGCTGCAGGCATTGTACAGAGCCGGGAACTTCTTGAGGTCGAAGAGAAGGACTGGGACCGGATTATCGCAATCAACCAGAAGGGAACTGTCTTTGCCTGCCAGATTGTCGGTCAGCAGATGGTTGATCAGGTAGAGGCCTTGCCGGAGAAAGAGCGGCCCCTGTGCGGCGGCAAGATTATCAACTTCTCCTCCATAGCAGGCCGCCGGGGACGCTCCTTTCAGGTCCATTATGCAGCTTCCAAAGCAGCAATTATCAGTATTACCCAGTCAACGGCCATGGCTCTTGCTCCCTACGGTATCAACGTTAATGCAATATCTCCCAGTGTGGTAAAGACTCCCATGTGGGATGCCAGTATCAAAGGCAAAGCTGAATCTCTGGGTGTTTCGGTGGAGGAAGCCACCGCCGAGATGATAACAAAAATACCCCTTGCAAGAATCGGTACCACAGAAGATATAGGAGGAGCTGTGAGCTTTCTTTGCTCAACTGATGCCGATTTCATAACCGGACAGACCCTGAACGTAGACGGCGGCTTCGAAATGAACTGATCCCTGACAGCGGGTTCATAATATTAAATGAAAAATGATCCGAGGCGTTAAGGCGAAAATCAGGGAAAATGGAAACATGCAGTCTAAAACCGGCGCAAATAGCCGTTCTGGAGCGGATGGGCGCAACCTGTCGGACTCCACAACACTTCAACCCGGACCGATTCGCTTACAATGAATGTGAAACGCCCGAAGAACGCCGGTAAAAGTAAAGACCACTCCCACCGAGCGGACGTGAGGAAGGAGTTATTAGTTCAGAGATGCGGGATCAACCCCCGTGGGAGGCCGCCCCTGTTTTACGAGCCTGGTCGGAGCTTTCAGCTCCTGCCCGGCCTGGCATCCTGGATGCCGTAAAATGCGGTCTATTTCCGCTGGTTCCTGGATAACAGAAATGACCTTCAATCTCGTAGACCTTCGACAACAAGCGGGCCCATGCTTTCCTGTAAGCCTGCGCATCAGGCGATTCATCGGGAAGGTCAGCATTTTCTTGCGGTTCGAATCCTTCAGGAAGGGAAGGACCTACCTGCTGCTCATGGGCCTTTCTCCAGCCGGTCGAAGCACGTTCTGCAATATGTGGCATGGTTTCCCAGGCACCTTTGATGCGGGATGAGTACAATCCGTAGCGCCGTATCAGCTGCACTCTCTTCGGAGGGACATACTGCGTAAGCTCTGCCAGGACGTCGCAGGCATTGAACATATGTATGTTTTCCTTGAAATACTCGTTGTAATGGGTGTGAAACAGCACCCGTCCTTTAAAAACCTTCGTAATGGATTTTCTTCAAGGATATAGGCGGACGGGCTATATACTGAGTTATGTTCTCCCGGGAGCTCTCACCTGAGAATCCGTACGCTGTTGTCTATACTGAAGTCTGAGTGTCGCCAGGAGAGTAGATTCCGGGCAAAATGCTCGGTAAGCAGTTTTTTTTCGGTGAAGAGTCGTACCACAGTGCGCCTGAAGTACTCATTTCTTTTCTCGAGACCAGAAAAGGGAAGATAGACAAATGTCCCATCTGCATCAAATCCCCCCT is from Marispirochaeta sp. and encodes:
- a CDS encoding DAK2 domain-containing protein, whose translation is MAFGIAAVSDLFRSVEKKMQENRDLIIELDSRLGDGDLGLTMTGAFAAAAALSPGDEKDIGKYLAKAGLAMNNAAPSTMGTLMASGFMRGGKALRGVEEIFLDGLRSFFHAFLEGLMERGKSVRGEKTIIDVIGPVSDSFDIEYPDMATALNAALETAEAGPDATKDMLACRGRAAYYQEQSLGHQDPGATAGLFLVQGFAEVFG
- a CDS encoding TRAP transporter small permease, which codes for MGKLVDVLKRISDILEKFVGYICMVLVAVMLTVVMVQVTLRAARASVPWSEELSRMLLIWIGMLGAGIAAKNGLHVGVDFLITVLPRKLSQILSILIKGTLVWFLFFFAKYSLQAAEGALRVKATTIEITMYFPKLALPVGSVLILIHIIYLLAAEIQDLFPRAGKEAL
- a CDS encoding transposase is translated as MTKVFKGRVLFHTHYNEYFKENIHMFNACDVLAELTQYVPPKRVQLIRRYGLYSSRIKGAWETMPHIAERASTGWRKAHEQQVGPSLPEGFEPQENADLPDESPDAQAYRKAWARLLSKVYEIEGHFCYPGTSGNRPHFTASRMPGRAGAESSDQARKTGAASHGG
- a CDS encoding dihydroxyacetone kinase subunit DhaK, giving the protein MKKFLNKPENFVDEMVEGILAAHPDRLKGVPGEPRVIVRTDAPVKGKVALATGGGSGHLPLFLGYVGAGLLDGCAVGGVFQSPSAQQMLEITKTIDSGKGVLYIYGNYGGDIMNFDMAAEMADFEDITVETYVAADDVASASKDNAEKRRGVAGIFYVYKCAGAMADEGADLAEVKRVAEKAGAAVRSMGVLRCHL
- a CDS encoding TRAP transporter large permease yields the protein MTAWIFVPFLVTLLVGVPIAFALGISATTFLIVWDKVPFTVIAQRFYSSVDVFVLLSIPFFILAGELMNKTGITTRLVKFAGLVVGRLRGGLAQANIGASILFAGLTGAGVSDTSAIGSILIPAMKEDGFEADYSAAVTAASSVIGPIIPPSIIMVVFGSIMGISIGALFAAGFVPGILVGLALMIMAYIIGVKRNHPYRKEKVGAMELIKGTKDAVLALLMPVIIIGGILSGVFTPTEAAAVATCYALVVGFFVFKTLKLKDIPACLLKSATTTSILILIVGFASVLSWTLSIERIPQALAKALVSANLGRVQFLLLVNVLLLFMGMIMETGANAILLGPILMPLAIRLGIHPVHFALIMLVNLNIGLATPPLGVCLFVACPIAGVSMMKISKAIAPFIVMEIAALMLITFIPDLVLFVPRLLGFA
- a CDS encoding dihydroxyacetone kinase subunit DhaK gives rise to the protein MADGEMEIGMGIHGEPGIRKGPLETADKVVDEILDRFFRILVRKGGTRSLCLLTVLVLPPKRRTVYHLPSGESGAERERNHRY
- a CDS encoding phosphoglycerate dehydrogenase, yielding MSKKKILVTLQPSLKELVHRHMERTLAEAGYEMKTRYSWDPLEEAEIKEAAGDVHGFIVGLEKVSPAVMDAAPNLKVVSKYGVGTDNIDIPAAMERGISVSNCPGSNSNAVAEVTVGLMLNLARNVQNLCNDLRNKQFGVYVGSELAGKTVGILGFGNIGRKVASYLKPFGTRTLAYDLYQDRKAAEELGLQFASLEEIFAQADFISVHLPLTKETNHLVDMKLLSTVKPGLFLVNIARGGVVAEEALFQAVQEGLVARAAVDVFEFEPPTGSKLLEDDRFIVTPHIGAGTLEATFNMANMSMENVISVIEGKGNPHPVGGSK
- a CDS encoding DctP family TRAP transporter solute-binding subunit, with the translated sequence MRSRLLAVLLILAMFVVFVGCGGSEKESAAAEPAAEKQEAAASNPIPPAPEKKENPAVADADYTIRIAINAPSYQSTPTIQWEQEYALCDIFEHIVEARAGGRINVEVYPDGQLGDHKATCEMVQSGALEAAVGTGTMGQFFAPFEILYIPYLFKSEEIAWDVLDNSQFWKDFCVDFENETGLTVLAMGQNGTRNFTHAKKQIKTPADLKGERIRVMTSPIFVEMMKAFGADAVPIAWNELYTSLQTGVVDGQENPISVIATNGLYEVQDYLTLDGHLWSEDYFVMNTDFLSSLPEDLQQIVKVAAHQAAVVNRAVETIHSQSTGLAHLAEVGMNVYTPTVAEKQQYADIAQPPVIEYLRAKVDAKYIDGLMDAVADSEKKFGYR
- a CDS encoding dihydroxyacetone kinase subunit DhaK, translating into MIYLRVNQVLKEKGITVIRAYLGEFATSMEMTGFSISVFKLDKELKQLPAKPADTPFFTQIQF
- a CDS encoding glucose 1-dehydrogenase, which gives rise to MEKRHKDKVALVFGSASGIGKGVALRLAADGAKMVLSDISAEQLTGTVEECRACGTEAVSIAGDISKTEDIRKVVDFAVKSFGRIDFMVNAAGIVQSRELLEVEEKDWDRIIAINQKGTVFACQIVGQQMVDQVEALPEKERPLCGGKIINFSSIAGRRGRSFQVHYAASKAAIISITQSTAMALAPYGINVNAISPSVVKTPMWDASIKGKAESLGVSVEEATAEMITKIPLARIGTTEDIGGAVSFLCSTDADFITGQTLNVDGGFEMN